A genomic region of Lates calcarifer isolate ASB-BC8 linkage group LG9, TLL_Latcal_v3, whole genome shotgun sequence contains the following coding sequences:
- the LOC108901120 gene encoding amyloid beta A4 precursor protein-binding family B member 1-interacting protein isoform X1, protein MQIGFQVTGSTSLQIPPQPSLHSIQPILVRAIIVSKQGMEGPLQPQTPQPPKTCGSPGSTGKCWSVDMRVVALLVTVAGAVILLLLYRLLQLRHRLRLARARHALEYHSFYRTATYTLKHPAPCQGLPAKNGTVPDAAMPIQTVTTVTPIAIPPLPPPPPNPPLLPLPLPPVLPPPSLPPTPPVLALPLPLPVIHTTPPSPHLSWGACSDADLYSRVGAFRTSRLSSLSTHSKVILFEHSSL, encoded by the exons ATGCAGATTGGTTTTCAGGTCACTGGTAGCACCTCTCTCCAGATCCCTCCCCAGCCGAGCCTACACTCGATCCAGCCCATCCTGGTGCGGGCCATCATCGTTTCTAAGCAGGGGATGGAGGGACCCCTCCAGCCGCAGACGCCACAGCCTCCCAAGACCTGCGGTTCACCTGGATCTACTGGGAAATGCTGGAGTGTGGATATGAGGGTGGTGGCACTGCTGGTGACTGTGGCTGGAGCTGtgatcctgctgctgctgtacagaCTCCTACAGCTGAGACACAG GCTGAGGTTGGCCCGGGCGAGGCACGCCCTGGAGTACCACAGCTTCTACCGCACCGCCACCTACACCCTCAAACACCCTGCACCGTGTCAGGGCCTGCCAGCCAAGAACGGGACTGTCCCTGACGCCGCTATGCCCATCCAAACTGTAACCACGGTGACACCCATTGCCATCCCACCACTGCCGCCGCCACCGCCTAATCCACCCTTGCTGCCTCTCCCCCTACCTCCCGTCCTGcctccaccctctctccctccgaCACCTCCCGTCCTGgccctccctctcccactgcCTGTGATCCACACCACCCCACCCAGCCCTCACCTGTCGTGGGGAGCCTGCTCAGACGCAGACCTCTACTCTCGTGTCGGAGCTTTCAGGACCTCCAGGCTCTCAAGCCTCTCCACCCACTCGAAGGTTATCTT
- the LOC108901120 gene encoding amyloid beta A4 precursor protein-binding family B member 1-interacting protein isoform X2 — protein sequence MEGPLQPQTPQPPKTCGSPGSTGKCWSVDMRVVALLVTVAGAVILLLLYRLLQLRHRLRLARARHALEYHSFYRTATYTLKHPAPCQGLPAKNGTVPDAAMPIQTVTTVTPIAIPPLPPPPPNPPLLPLPLPPVLPPPSLPPTPPVLALPLPLPVIHTTPPSPHLSWGACSDADLYSRVGAFRTSRLSSLSTHSKVILFEHSSL from the exons ATGGAGGGACCCCTCCAGCCGCAGACGCCACAGCCTCCCAAGACCTGCGGTTCACCTGGATCTACTGGGAAATGCTGGAGTGTGGATATGAGGGTGGTGGCACTGCTGGTGACTGTGGCTGGAGCTGtgatcctgctgctgctgtacagaCTCCTACAGCTGAGACACAG GCTGAGGTTGGCCCGGGCGAGGCACGCCCTGGAGTACCACAGCTTCTACCGCACCGCCACCTACACCCTCAAACACCCTGCACCGTGTCAGGGCCTGCCAGCCAAGAACGGGACTGTCCCTGACGCCGCTATGCCCATCCAAACTGTAACCACGGTGACACCCATTGCCATCCCACCACTGCCGCCGCCACCGCCTAATCCACCCTTGCTGCCTCTCCCCCTACCTCCCGTCCTGcctccaccctctctccctccgaCACCTCCCGTCCTGgccctccctctcccactgcCTGTGATCCACACCACCCCACCCAGCCCTCACCTGTCGTGGGGAGCCTGCTCAGACGCAGACCTCTACTCTCGTGTCGGAGCTTTCAGGACCTCCAGGCTCTCAAGCCTCTCCACCCACTCGAAGGTTATCTT